From the Synchiropus splendidus isolate RoL2022-P1 chromosome 3, RoL_Sspl_1.0, whole genome shotgun sequence genome, the window AGACAAgagatattttttgtttatagtTATCACGTACATGAACAGATCGACacggtttttttttcactacacgatttcatttttaatcgacatgacatttaaataacaacaatgatactgtgctacttttttttaattggacgGAAAAAGGATGTTGCACTGGAGTCTACAAAAAGCACATTGAATACTAAGAGGAAGTCGTAGACTGTAAATACTGAATAATTCACATTTTGGTACACAACTATAACATTCTTTTTCAGTCAATCCGATAAAAGCATTTTTCCATATATCTAGGGAGCACATTTTACACAAATTCCCTTGtgatatttacaaaataaaatacattttccccCACATTTGGTGAAATACTTATGTACAAAAATCCAgaacatgcttttattttggagtcTTTCGGTAAAAATAATAGTTTAGCTGTCCTCCTGTCGGTAATTGTCCATGCATGACAATAAGGGCAGCCGGTAATTGCTCGTTTTTTTGGGGAAGGGGATGATTCTTTCCACGATAAAGTCTTTGATTCCGCAGTGCCACCACCCCACCACTATATTTACACGTACCATTCATTGAAATTGGACGTCAGCGTGTTGTGGCTGCTGGTGTGGTGTACTGAAGAGGCTGCTGGTGATATCGAAGTGCTGCTCTGGTTGTCTGTGGACGGGGACACGATGGTGGGGGGCGTGGAGGACTCGTAGCCTGAGCTGGCCGCAGGCGATGGCTGCGATCCGGGATTAGTGGACTCGTGAACCTGCAGCGtcagaaattaaattaaatgaaaggaGAAACATCATAAAATCAATGTCATCCTGAACGAGACAAAACATAATCTCATTTATTTGACGTTGTGGATGAAAGAAAAGTGTCAGGGCGATTAAATGGCGTGTCTATTtcgataataaaaacaattcagagactTTGTCTTTATTCACGTGGATTTTAAACCGATAAACCGCGATATGAAATTACAAAAACGAGACAGAGATTGTTTCCAATCGGTCAACGACTAAATTTgtggaattaaaaaatatatctcaaTGCAACATTTTGCTGGATGCAGAACGGTCTATTTTTAATTccagtcattttttatttacaaacgtttaaacaaataaaagtggGATTTGTAACCAATAACAATTCGATTTCAAGTTTACGTGTGTCTCTGAAAACCAACAGCtgaatatacataaatatatatatatatatatttaaaaatactacTACCTAAACAAAAACCGTATCACGTTTCTTAAAAACACGCTGACGTGAATGTATTTAATTCCGTTTTCTTGGAGGGAATATAAATGTTGCCAAtatcaaaataatacaaatcGTATGTTAACGTTGATATTCATGGGCTTCGACATTCATGTCGTGTTTATTacatgattattattaaaacaatgcatataaaaataataatggatAGAAAATAACGACTTTTATGTCGTTTGGCATATAGTCATTCGGATCTTCAATTAATATACACAATAAAGTTATCGCTGTTTGGAAAGAATTCCCCAAGATCGTGTGCATTACAGAAGGATTAAAAATACCGTGTATTTAATTGCTCCTAATTAACGTAGCTGCGTACATCCATGGCATATTTATCTTAATTGGTCATTTTAAGCGTTCAGatctattttaaaaatacaatcgAGGACACGACGATCGACTGCGATCGAGAATAAAACGTGTTAGTAACTTCAAATGATTTCCACtaacagaaaaaacagaaacCAATGTTGCGTTTGGATTTTAAATTGTGCCTTGAAAACGCGGCGGCGAATCAAATAAAGCATCAATAAAacacatgcgtgtgtgtgagtgttaccTTCATGTGTTTTCGGAGGGAGCTGGGGTGTGTGTAGGACTTGTCGCACATTTTGCACAGGTACGGCTTGTCGGACGTGTGGACGTGCATGTGTTTCTTGCGGTCACTGCTGTTTGCAAACCGCCGGTCGCAGCCGTCAAACTCACACTTAAAAGGCTTCTCACCtgaataaaagcagaaaaacacaacaccagTGTGAAGTTACTCAATGCTTTTGCGTTGAAATTTAGCAAATATACGTGCACAGTTATTGATATTTCTAAATATTTTGACGATCATGCACGTTGGTGTTTTTGAGTCCACGTGAGGAGGATCTTACCGGTGTGCGTCCTTTTGTGGATTTTGAGATTTTCTGAACGCGCAAAGACTTTGCCACAGCCGGGGAAAGGGCACGGGAAGGGCTTCTCCCCAGTGTGTACCCGGATATGATTCACAAGTTTGTATTTGGCTTTGAAGGGCTTCCCTTCTCTGGAACAGTCCTCCCAGAAGCAGATATGGTTGGTCTGCTCCGGGCCCCCCACATGCTCCACCGTCAGGTGGGTCACCAGTTCGTGCATCGTGCTGAAAGTTTTGTTGCACGACTTTTTGGGGTTGGTCAGCTGCTCCGGCTCGACCCACTTGCAGATGAGCTCCTGCTTGATGGGCTGCCGCATGTACCTGAAGAAGGCCCCGGCTCCGTGGTGCGCGgccatgttcatgttcatgggGCCGTAGCCGTGCAGCTGGGTGGACGCGTAGTGGTCGGAGCGCGGGCTCGTAACGTGGCCGTACTGCTCCGCCCGGCCGTACATGTCCCCGGAGAAGCCCAGTCGCATCTGGCTGTTGACCACATTGGAGGACGCGTGGCCGGCCGCTTGCTCGTGGAGCCCGGGGAAGAGCAGGTGTCCCGCCGCATCTGAGTGTCCGTGTGGCCCCGCGAAACTCCCGGAGGCGAACAAACTGTGCTGCGCTCCGGCGGCGTCCCCGAAGCCCCGATTCCTGAAGAGAAACTCCCGGGTGGAGTTGAAGGTGGAGTAGGAGCCGACGTGGGTCGGGTGGTGGTGGTGCCCGAGGGCGGCTGCTGCGTAACCGGGCGCCTGCGAGGAAAACGCCGTCTGCCCGGAGCCGATGTCGTGGGAGCTGTGGTTGATCTTGAAGGCGCCCATCCCGTCCGCGAAGGGATTGATCCCCAACGCCACTTCTCTCTCTGTGACTTCGCCTGTTGAGTGATGCCGCGAGGAGCCGAAAGTAGTGACTCCTAGCGTGGGATACTGCGGTCCAGCGTCCAGGAGCATCTTCAGTCTTCACTCGCCGAGACGACTGAGAGCAGGAGTCAAAAAAACGCGCACAGATAttcttcctccccctctctctcactgtctATTGGACCTGACTCGACCGAGCAAACTCTCAAATCCGCTGCACTTTTCCTCTCTTTCTGCCGAAGATGCCCATGCACGGCGCGTCCACGAGCATGTAAACACGCAGTATTGTCTTTGTGCGGTTTGTCTTCCTGTGGCTCAACTTTCACCTCCTCAGTCAGGCGGTGAGCTCCAGACTGATAGTCGCAATCATTCCTGCAGATAAATGAATTGAAAAGACAACACAGTCCAGCCCTGATGAATGGTTGAGGAGGGGCGGTCACATGTTCACCCAGCGGCGCGGCCATTGGCTGACGCGCTTACCCCCCCAATAACATACATTCACCAAATAACAATCCGCGGAGCGCGGCCCACGCTTCGATTGGCCTCTGCATCATCACTCCCAGATATAGAGAGGAAGCTGATCTCTCTAGTttgctctgtctgtctcacacacaaacacggacAGTTGCATGCAGCCTGCTGTAACCCACTTTCTTTTGGACTCTGGAGGGCGACTGTAGTACCAGGAGTAAAAATTTAAGGCAGAAGAATTCATGCCTGAAAGGAAGTAAAATAAAGGCACCTTTATTGACTGGGCTTTACCATGCAACAATCAATGTAGATATGAACATAGCAGTGCCTGTCATCATATCTGCCACTGCAAACACATTAGTGGTGGAATCCTGAAATGAATGCGTTTAAATGTCTATATATAAGTGTGTAATGTGTTTGTCAGCGTGTATATAAAC encodes:
- the zic1 gene encoding zinc finger protein ZIC 1, giving the protein MLLDAGPQYPTLGVTTFGSSRHHSTGEVTEREVALGINPFADGMGAFKINHSSHDIGSGQTAFSSQAPGYAAAALGHHHHPTHVGSYSTFNSTREFLFRNRGFGDAAGAQHSLFASGSFAGPHGHSDAAGHLLFPGLHEQAAGHASSNVVNSQMRLGFSGDMYGRAEQYGHVTSPRSDHYASTQLHGYGPMNMNMAAHHGAGAFFRYMRQPIKQELICKWVEPEQLTNPKKSCNKTFSTMHELVTHLTVEHVGGPEQTNHICFWEDCSREGKPFKAKYKLVNHIRVHTGEKPFPCPFPGCGKVFARSENLKIHKRTHTGEKPFKCEFDGCDRRFANSSDRKKHMHVHTSDKPYLCKMCDKSYTHPSSLRKHMKVHESTNPGSQPSPAASSGYESSTPPTIVSPSTDNQSSTSISPAASSVHHTSSHNTLTSNFNEWYV